The Streptomyces sp. NBC_00569 genomic sequence GACGATCCCGCGCCGTGCCACCGGCACGTCCGGCACTATCGGCGGCGCCACACCCGTCCGGGCACTGTCCACGACTCCGACTGCACTGTCCGGCCCCGCGCAAGGGCGGAATACCCTCCGGTGCGCGCCGCAGGAGTCGGCCAGTGCGGCCGAGTGTCTAACTTGCAGCTGGCGCAGGCGGAACGACAGCATCCTGCCCGTCCTTCCCGGCCGTGCCGTCCTTCCCGTTCGTGCCCTCCTTCCCGTCCTTCCCGTCCGTGCCGTCCTTGCCTGCCGGGCCGATAGGGCCACCGGGACCTGAGGGGCCAGGGGGGCCAGACGGCCCTGAGGGGCCAGGCTTCACGTTCGCCTGGACGTCGACGGGCTGCATCTGCAGGTCGTCGATCTGCATTTGCTGGGCGACGATCAGAGCTGACTGTGCGGCGAGCGCGACGGTCAGCACCGTGCCGAGCACGAGGGGGCGCCGCGGGCTACGCAGCACTTCAATCACGCTTCTCACATCATTCCTCACGCTATGTGACGGCGAAAGTGTAAAGGACGAGTACGTGACGGGGGTGGACCTGCGCGTCGAGTTCTTTTTCCCAGTTTCTTGTCCCGTTCGGAGACACGATTCCGGGTCTGGCTTGCAGCTTCTCCGCGCGCGGCAACGGCCCCCGCGGCGCCTGGGATGCCCCTTCGACACTGCCGTCGATCCCCACCACGCCGGCCCTGAATCCGATCACCGCGCCCGCTGCAGTGCTCCGCAGCCGCGTGGGCAAGGATGCGGAGGCGTTGCGTTGCGGCACGAGGACGCCGCGCTGCGCCGCCAGATCGGCCGGGTCCGCCACGAACCCGCTTCACCGATGGCCGGGAACGGCTGGGCAGCTTCCGCTTCACCCCCGGCCGGAAGGCCGGAGCACTGCGGATGGATCCCGGTAGCGGTACACGGTCGCGATCCCGATGCGGAACCCCGCGGCGAGCTGGGCATAGGCGCCCTCACGCCTGAGGTGAGCCAGGGCGAGCAGGGCTTGGCGGCCAACGGGCAGGCGCCGCGGATGCGTTCCGATCTCGCGATGCCGGGCACGGAGCTGCCCGGTCAGGTATCGCAGGGTGCGGCTGGACAGTTCGGTGGGCGACGGATGGCCAAGCACCGAAGCTCCCGATGGACGCGGGTCACCTTGGTCGAGAACCCGACTACCAGGAGCTTCTTCGCGTTGTACGGCCAGCAGGCGTTCCCGCCACCACATCTGATGGGGAGAACCTCACTGAGCGTCACACACCAACAGGCTGACCGTCGAACTCAGTTGGAGTGGGCCTCTATGTCTCCGCTCAGACGAGAATGTAGATTTTACGTGAAACTATCGTGGTAATCTTCCGCAAGGGAGGGTAGGGCCAGTTCAGGCTGGTGCGCGCCCGCTTGGGAGTTTGCCCGTGGGGCCGCTGCGCGAGGAGTGGGGCGTAGGCGCCGGCCATCATCGGCGGCTCGCGGCAACCTTCAGGACACTCCGGGGGGACGTTGAAACTTCGTTATCTCGCTGTCGCCACAGCTGCGTCAGCGTCAGCACAGCGCGAGCCGGCGCTCCGTAGTCCACGAGCCCGAAAGGGTTCGCATGCCTTCCCCGCCTTGCCAGGGGTGTAGGCGTTCACCCCAGTCGTCGCCTCGGACGCGTCAAAAGCACGTGGCGGCAGGGGCGCTAGCGCCGGCCCGACGGTATGGACGGTCACCGCGCCAGGCGATTGTCACTCCCCACGGTGACAGCCCATCGGCCGACCGGCAGAGCAACACCCCGCGGTCGCTCACCTGCTCGAAGAGTCTTGCGATGCACGGTGCGGCGACGTAAAGAACATAGTCGGAACGATCGGTAGACAGTAGAAGATTCCGCTGACGGCAGCATCGCTCCTGCGGGCCTCTTGCGGCAAGCCGACTCTTCATCATCAACAGCCCAGCGAAAGGCCGCCCATGAAGCGAATGTTCACGTTAATCACCGCACTGGCCGTCACGGTGCTGGCGCTGACACCGGCGGACGCCGCGGTCAAGAAGGCCAAGGACCCGCTCAGTTGCGAGTCCCGGACCTTCACCTCCACCCCGGGCCCGCGCTTCAACGACCCGGAAGACCCCGCCGCCCAGATGAAGGTCATGGGCCCGATCATCGATTCGATCAACAGTGCCAGCTGCGGGCAGACCATCCGCGTCGCCATGTACTCGATGAGCAACGGACAGCCGGGCCCGGACTTCGCCAACGCTCTGATCGCCGCGCACCAGCGCGGCGTCATCGTCAAGGCGCTGATGGACGCTCACAGCGACAACGCGATCTGGCAGTCGATGGTCACCGAGTTGGGCAACGACCCGCAGGCCTCCAGCTTCGCCGCGATGTGCCCGGGCGGTTGCCTGACCCACTTCGACGGCTCCGCCCTGCACGCGAAGTACTACATGCTCAGCGGCGGGTCCGACGCGAACAGGACGGTGACCGTCAGCAGCGCCAACCCCACCGGTGCCCAGGCCAACACCGCGTGGAACAGCAGCGCCACCGTCAAGGGCAACGTCGAGCTGTACAACTCCTACGTCAGCTACTTCACCGCCATGGCCAAGGGAGCGATCAACGGCCCGGGCCCGCTCGCACCCGACTACTACGACTCCACCAACGGCACGGCGGCCAGGAAACTGTCCCCGCCCTCCTACCAGTGGCCCAAGGCCCGCAGCAGAAGCGACACCTGGGTCGACTTCCTGAACAACATCAAGGCGCCGGCCACGATCAACATCGCCATGTTCCAGTGGACCTCTCACGGGGAGCCGGGCGACCAGAACTATCTGGAGCTGCCGAAGAAGCTGGTGAGCCTGGCAGGAACCGGCGTCAAGATCCACATTCTCATCACCGCCGCCCAGGTCGATGACAGCGTGCAGAGCTACCTGAAGAACCGTGCCAACATCGACGTGCACGACACCACCCGCGGCACCGACGCGAACGGCAACGCTCTGCATTACACGCACGACAAGTACATGATGGTCAGCGGCAATTACGCGGGTACAGCCAACTCCAGGGTCGTGTTCGTCGGCTCCTCGAACTGGACGAGCAACGGCATCTGGCACAACGACGAGTCGGACCTGAAGCTGGTCGGACAGTCCAGCTACGACCCGTTCATGACGGACTGGCAGAACCAGTACGACCGCTGCTGCGGAACCGCGACGCGACAGCTGGGCGCCGAGCAGCGCGCCGAGAAGACGGCACGAGAGATTCCGATCGATCCGAGGCAGCTCCAGGAATAGGCATCCTCGCTCCGCATCAGTACCCGCGAGCCCCAACCCGGGTGGTCCGGCCGGCAGTTGGGGCGAGTGGTATCCGAACGTGAAGATGCTCCTGGTAGACGAGGTCACGACCAAGGTCGCCCGTCCACCAGGAGCTTCTGCGTGTTTGTCCGCCCAGCCGGCACCGTTCGTCCACCCCGGCTCTGCGCTTCCTCGCCGGTGAGCTCGCCGCACGTTCACCGGGGACAGGGCAGGCGTGGGCACCGATTGTCCGCCGGACGGCAAGCCCTGCTGGTTGTATCTGCCGGCCGAAGGTCCGCTCGATACCTCCCAGCCGGACACGCGACAACTAAGAGATCATCTCAATTGGTGAGTCTGCGGTAGCAGATGAGGGTGCAGGCGATGCTGGTGAAGGCCAGGAAGTGGATGGCCCGCCGCTCGTAGCGACGGTGGAGACGTCGGCAGCCGGCGAGCCAGGCCATGGTGCGTTCGATGGTCCACTGGTGGCGCCCCAGCTTCTGTGACGTCTCAACTCCCTTGCGGGCGATGCGGGGTGTGATGTGGCGTAGGCGGAGCCATTGCCGCAGGTGACGGTTATCGTAGGCCTTGTCGGCGTGAAGCTTGGCGGGGCGTCGGCGGCGTGGACCGCGCCGGGATCTGATCGGTGGGATGCCGCGCACGAGTGGTTCGAGGGCCTGGCTGTCGTGGAGGTTGGCGCCGGAGATGCCGACGGAAAGCGGAAGTCCAGTCCGCTCAGTGATCAAGTGGATCTTCGAGCCATACTTGCCCCGATCTACAGGATTCGGACCCGTCAGATCCCCTTTTTCAGGGCGCGCATGTTCACCGAGTCGATCGCGCATCGCGACCAGTCCAGGTCGCCTCGAGCCCCCAGCTCGTCTAGGACCAGGCGATGCAGTTTCGCCCAGACCCGTTGTCGGCTCCACTCCATGAACCGGCGGTGAGCCGTGGCCCCGGACGGCCCGAACACGGGCGGGACCTGCGACCACGTACAACCGGTCGTGGCCACGAAGACAATGGCCGCCAACACCTCACGGTCACCATGACGGCGCCGACCACCTCCTTGCGGACGCGTCGGCGCCTCTGGCACCACCCGCTGGAACAACTCCCACAACCCGTCAGGGACCAGACGCTCAGTCAGCAACACGTCACCAGGCTACCGGCATCTCCAATTGAGATGATCTCTAAGAACTCGCACAGACAGGCGCGGGGGCGCCGCCCCGGCGGCAGAGCAGGCACAGGTCTTGGCGATCATGGAGCCGCAACGCTCTGTGACCACTGGGGAGGCCTGTGCCTGTATTGCCCTCGTGGCTGCGACGAGCCGGGACCGGCCGCCGTTGGGACAACCGCCCGAATCGCCGTCCATGACTGCACACCGGACTCCACCGGGCCGCAGTGCTGTGTCACGTTGCCACGTCGGCCGCCTGACCCCCAACGTGGTGTGAGGGTTGTGCCTTCGGTGCGACCGCGATGACGCAGCACCTCGCGCTCGGATCACCAATCGGGCGCTCGCCTCACCTGGCCTCGTTCCAGCGGTAGATGCCGGGGTGGAACCTCAAGACGAGCAGGTCGCGACCGGGTCGCTGCAGGACACCATCCTGCCTCCCACGAACGGCAGCAGCCGGTCGGCTTCCTGTTCCAGGGCCGCCCGATCGGTTGCGCAGAGCGGTCGGAACGGGGTGAGCCGCAGCGTCCCGGCGTCGAGGGACCAGGTTCCCTGCACCCGGCCGTCCGCCAGGAAGGTGGGCCGTACCTGGGCCCGGCCGGGCATCACCCGCTTTCGGTCCTCGTCGCTGATGACGCGGGTCCGGTCGGCGTGGCCGAGCAGGGCGTTGTCGAAGGCAGGCAGCAGCCGCACCGGGGCGGGGGTCTCGGGGTCGGGCAGCTCAGCGTCGGCCAGATCGATCAGTTCCCTGCCGTCGGGGCCGCAGTAGCGGCGCAGTTCGGCGCGCATCTCCGCGACGACCTCGCCGAGGCGGGTCAGCCCGCACCAGGCCTGAACATCCTTCACTCCCGCCGGGCCGAAAGCCGCCAGATAGCGGCGGATCAGCTCCTTGGCCGAGGCCTTTGCGGCAGGCGCCGTCGCCGCCATCGGCTGTCCCAGCCAGACCTC encodes the following:
- a CDS encoding phospholipase D-like domain-containing protein, with amino-acid sequence MFTLITALAVTVLALTPADAAVKKAKDPLSCESRTFTSTPGPRFNDPEDPAAQMKVMGPIIDSINSASCGQTIRVAMYSMSNGQPGPDFANALIAAHQRGVIVKALMDAHSDNAIWQSMVTELGNDPQASSFAAMCPGGCLTHFDGSALHAKYYMLSGGSDANRTVTVSSANPTGAQANTAWNSSATVKGNVELYNSYVSYFTAMAKGAINGPGPLAPDYYDSTNGTAARKLSPPSYQWPKARSRSDTWVDFLNNIKAPATINIAMFQWTSHGEPGDQNYLELPKKLVSLAGTGVKIHILITAAQVDDSVQSYLKNRANIDVHDTTRGTDANGNALHYTHDKYMMVSGNYAGTANSRVVFVGSSNWTSNGIWHNDESDLKLVGQSSYDPFMTDWQNQYDRCCGTATRQLGAEQRAEKTAREIPIDPRQLQE
- a CDS encoding IS5 family transposase (programmed frameshift), which gives rise to MTERLVPDGLWELFQRVVPEAPTRPQGGGRRRHGDREVLAAIVFVATTGCTWSQVPPVFGPSGATAHRRFMEWSRQRVWAKLHRLVLDELGARGDLDWSRCAIDSVNMRALKGDLTGPNPVDRGKYGSKIHLITERTGLPLSVGISGANLHDSQALEPLVRGIPPIRSRRGPRRRRPAKLHADKAYDNRHLRQWLRLRHITPRIARKGVETSQKLGRHQWTIERTMAWLAGCRRLHRRYERRAIHFLAFTSIACTLICYRRLTN
- a CDS encoding winged helix DNA-binding domain-containing protein; amino-acid sequence: MTTLSLRALNRALMERQFLLTRTDRTPLEVIGRLVALQAQEPNWAYVGLWSRIHTFAQSVLTALLQDRQVVRSGLLRSTQHLAAADDYRRLRPLLQPVLDRTAGSPHFTRNNTGLDTASLVAEGLDLLAGGTLSRNELARRLAERHPGRDGRILAGEVELRTPLVHGADTGAWGSWGNRSAVSVTPAEVWLGQPMAATAPAAKASAKELIRRYLAAFGPAGVKDVQAWCGLTRLGEVVAEMRAELRRYCGPDGRELIDLADAELPDPETPAPVRLLPAFDNALLGHADRTRVISDEDRKRVMPGRAQVRPTFLADGRVQGTWSLDAGTLRLTPFRPLCATDRAALEQEADRLLPFVGGRMVSCSDPVATCSS